In one window of Streptomyces griseus subsp. griseus DNA:
- a CDS encoding acyl-CoA dehydrogenase family protein, translating to MSTVLETEEHQALRAAVAALGKRYGRDYMTTVIREGSHTHELWAEAAKLGYLGVNLPEEYGGGGGGMAELSIVLEELGAAGSPLLMMIVSPAICGTVIARFGTDGQKRQWLPGLADGTLTMAFGITEPDAGSNSHRITTTARRDGDGWVLTGRKVFVSGVDIADATLIVGRTEDARSGKLKPCLFIVPRDAEGFGRHQIDMELHAPEKQFELVLDEVRLPADALVGDEDAGLLQLFAGLNPERIMTAAFGIGMGRFALGKAVEYARTRQVWKAPIGAHQAIAHPLATAHIDLELSRLMMQKAARLYDDGDDIGAGEAANMAKYAAGEACVKAVDQAVHTLGGNGLTREYGLASLITASRVARIAPVSREMILNYVSHQSLGLPKSY from the coding sequence ATGAGCACCGTCCTCGAAACCGAAGAGCACCAGGCGCTGCGCGCCGCCGTCGCCGCCCTCGGAAAGCGCTACGGGCGCGACTACATGACCACCGTCATCCGCGAGGGCTCCCACACCCACGAGCTGTGGGCGGAGGCCGCCAAGCTCGGCTACCTCGGCGTGAACCTCCCCGAGGAGTACGGGGGCGGGGGCGGAGGTATGGCCGAACTGTCGATCGTGCTGGAGGAGTTGGGGGCTGCCGGCTCGCCGCTCCTCATGATGATCGTGTCCCCGGCGATCTGCGGCACGGTCATCGCCCGCTTCGGCACGGACGGGCAGAAGCGGCAGTGGCTGCCCGGCCTCGCCGACGGCACCCTCACCATGGCCTTCGGGATCACCGAACCCGACGCCGGGTCCAACTCCCACCGGATCACGACCACCGCCCGCCGCGACGGCGACGGCTGGGTCCTCACCGGCCGCAAGGTCTTCGTCTCCGGCGTCGACATAGCCGACGCGACCCTGATCGTGGGCCGCACCGAGGACGCCCGGTCGGGGAAGCTGAAGCCCTGTCTCTTCATCGTTCCGCGCGACGCCGAGGGCTTCGGGCGTCACCAGATCGACATGGAACTCCACGCCCCGGAGAAGCAGTTCGAGCTGGTCCTGGACGAGGTACGGCTGCCCGCCGACGCCCTGGTCGGCGACGAGGACGCGGGGCTGCTCCAGCTCTTCGCGGGGCTGAACCCCGAGCGGATCATGACGGCCGCGTTCGGGATCGGGATGGGCCGGTTCGCGCTCGGCAAGGCCGTCGAGTACGCCCGCACCCGCCAGGTCTGGAAGGCCCCGATCGGCGCCCACCAGGCCATCGCGCACCCGCTGGCCACCGCGCACATCGACCTGGAGCTGTCGCGCCTGATGATGCAGAAGGCCGCCCGGCTCTACGACGACGGCGACGACATCGGGGCGGGCGAGGCGGCGAACATGGCGAAATACGCGGCCGGCGAGGCGTGCGTGAAGGCGGTCGACCAGGCGGTGCACACGCTCGGCGGCAACGGGCTGACCCGCGAGTACGGGCTCGCCTCCCTGATCACCGCCTCCCGGGTGGCCCGGATCGCGCCGGTCAGCCGGGAGATGATCCTGAACTACGTCTCGCACCAGTCGCTCGGCCTGCCGAAGTCGTACTAG